One part of the Ochrobactrum quorumnocens genome encodes these proteins:
- a CDS encoding metal-dependent hydrolase family protein, giving the protein MITILENANVIDVENGKVLPDQRLVLENGFILEVSEEKVPHSDANRIDLKGAFVIPGLVDAHVHATAYTANLGELPRQSPMYVAARAAQVLDGMLSRGFTTVRDVGGADFGLAQSVEEGLISGPRLLYGGKALSASGGHGDHRAMGVDRTDETYAQVSLGRRCDGVAEVRRAARDEIRRGAHHIKIMANGGISSPTDRITSDQFSEEEIAAIVDEANMADLYVVSHTYTARSVARAVRNGVRSIEHGNLLDEETVALMKQAGSFLTPTLSCFRALAEVGAESGFPKDRMDKIKLVLDSGLYAVELAYSAGVPMAYGTDLIGPMHSRQLHEFALRADVVPPLDLLRAATSTAAKLVRLENEIGYVKENYRADLNVLSANPLDKGVLEGFADHLQFVIKGGEIVKNYSS; this is encoded by the coding sequence GTGATTACAATTCTCGAAAATGCCAATGTCATTGACGTTGAGAATGGCAAAGTGCTCCCCGATCAGCGCCTTGTTTTGGAGAATGGTTTCATTCTCGAGGTAAGCGAAGAAAAAGTGCCACACTCCGACGCAAACCGGATTGATCTTAAGGGCGCATTCGTTATTCCGGGGCTGGTTGATGCCCATGTTCATGCCACGGCCTACACTGCCAATCTGGGGGAGCTGCCACGTCAATCGCCAATGTATGTTGCCGCACGTGCGGCACAGGTGCTTGATGGCATGCTTTCGCGCGGTTTTACGACTGTGCGTGATGTCGGCGGCGCTGATTTTGGTCTCGCACAGTCGGTGGAAGAAGGACTGATTTCGGGACCTCGACTTCTGTATGGTGGCAAGGCGCTTTCAGCGAGTGGTGGTCATGGCGATCACCGCGCTATGGGCGTGGATCGGACTGACGAGACTTATGCGCAAGTTAGTCTTGGCCGACGCTGTGACGGTGTTGCCGAAGTTCGCCGAGCGGCGCGCGACGAAATCAGACGCGGTGCCCATCATATTAAGATCATGGCCAACGGCGGGATTTCTTCGCCTACCGACCGCATCACTTCGGATCAGTTTTCGGAAGAGGAAATTGCGGCAATCGTTGATGAAGCCAATATGGCTGATCTCTATGTGGTGTCGCACACATATACTGCGCGTTCGGTTGCGCGCGCCGTGCGTAACGGTGTGCGCTCAATCGAACATGGCAATCTGCTTGATGAAGAGACCGTCGCGCTAATGAAACAAGCCGGGAGTTTCCTGACGCCGACGCTCTCTTGCTTCCGGGCGTTGGCGGAAGTCGGGGCTGAAAGCGGCTTTCCGAAAGATCGGATGGACAAGATCAAGCTGGTGCTCGACTCGGGACTTTATGCCGTCGAACTTGCCTATAGCGCGGGTGTGCCAATGGCTTATGGCACCGATTTGATCGGGCCGATGCATTCCCGCCAGCTGCATGAGTTTGCATTGCGTGCCGACGTCGTTCCCCCGCTTGATCTACTTCGTGCAGCAACAAGCACTGCGGCGAAGCTGGTGCGTCTTGAGAATGAAATCGGCTATGTTAAGGAAAATTACCGCGCCGATCTCAATGTTCTCTCAGCCAACCCGCTTGATAAAGGCGTTCTGGAGGGCTTCGCCGATCACCTGCAGTTTGTTATCAAAGGCGGCGAAATCGTCAAAAACTATTCTTCATAA
- a CDS encoding M81 family metallopeptidase, which translates to MPRAAVIQLFHEANAFTPVKADYDGFLSAQYFQGEDVRREFGSTSNWLGGVTEALDEAGYEIAYGVCTGCLPGGTLEAESYHRLVAEILRSLEDIAATGPVNVVALLLHGALVVDGVATPETDLARKVRAIVGPHVRIAIPLDFHANVEPMLPHIVDVVIGGKLYPHADTHARGKKLMQLTLDPVSWCTRRFRLPVAAPMSAQTSDAEPFKSLVALSNEVERREGLSDVVVMGGFPYVDSDDVGSSVLVTGIDEEAMKQAYRDMAEVIWQQREAITRPAPPFNAIASEIYARASTGRVVIGDAGDNPGSGGVANVADIFANLSAQDLPFAAGFMVDGHAVLAAQAIGEGNRGEIAMGRLQNGEPFVVDTLVERVTEVNYRNEGANLYGELLEGGLGAVLRVRDQGHIVLVTERIQAYDTQAFRSLGINLESKAIIHVKSSNHFRTSFTPLAEQGVFVVDSGGYASTDAAKFPFTKRATRILPLASLDKSEWDRQVAEECEIAFQIL; encoded by the coding sequence ATGCCCCGCGCCGCCGTTATTCAGCTCTTTCACGAAGCCAATGCCTTCACGCCCGTCAAGGCGGATTACGATGGATTTCTCTCAGCTCAATATTTTCAGGGCGAAGACGTCCGTCGCGAATTCGGCTCAACCAGCAACTGGCTTGGTGGAGTAACGGAAGCTCTTGATGAAGCGGGTTATGAGATTGCTTACGGCGTCTGTACCGGATGTCTTCCGGGAGGTACGCTCGAGGCAGAAAGCTATCACCGTCTCGTGGCAGAAATTCTTAGATCACTTGAAGACATTGCAGCTACAGGCCCCGTAAACGTTGTAGCGCTTTTATTGCACGGAGCGTTGGTGGTTGATGGCGTCGCCACACCTGAGACCGATCTTGCCCGAAAAGTACGCGCAATTGTTGGCCCTCATGTCCGCATCGCCATCCCGCTCGACTTTCACGCCAATGTCGAGCCGATGTTGCCGCACATTGTCGATGTGGTGATAGGTGGCAAATTGTACCCACATGCCGACACACATGCACGCGGCAAAAAGCTGATGCAGCTCACACTCGATCCTGTAAGCTGGTGTACACGGCGCTTCCGCTTGCCGGTAGCAGCGCCCATGAGCGCCCAGACCAGCGATGCAGAGCCATTCAAAAGTCTGGTTGCACTTTCCAACGAAGTCGAGCGCCGCGAAGGGCTTTCCGATGTGGTTGTTATGGGTGGCTTTCCCTATGTGGATTCCGATGATGTTGGAAGCTCGGTTCTCGTAACCGGCATCGACGAAGAAGCCATGAAACAGGCCTATCGCGACATGGCGGAGGTAATCTGGCAACAACGCGAAGCAATCACCCGCCCCGCACCTCCATTCAATGCCATCGCGTCGGAAATCTATGCGCGTGCCTCCACAGGGCGTGTGGTTATTGGTGACGCGGGCGATAATCCGGGTTCGGGCGGCGTTGCCAATGTAGCCGATATTTTCGCAAATCTTTCTGCTCAAGACCTGCCGTTCGCGGCAGGCTTTATGGTTGATGGCCACGCGGTATTGGCTGCTCAAGCAATCGGCGAGGGCAATCGTGGTGAAATTGCCATGGGGCGTTTGCAAAACGGCGAGCCGTTTGTTGTCGATACGCTTGTGGAACGCGTCACGGAGGTGAACTATCGCAATGAAGGCGCCAACCTATATGGCGAATTGCTCGAAGGAGGCTTGGGTGCTGTTCTTCGTGTCCGCGATCAAGGGCATATCGTTCTCGTCACTGAGCGCATTCAGGCCTATGACACACAGGCTTTTCGCAGCTTAGGTATCAATCTCGAAAGCAAGGCGATCATTCACGTCAAATCGAGCAATCACTTCCGCACGTCATTTACGCCGCTCGCAGAGCAAGGCGTTTTTGTCGTCGATAGCGGCGGCTATGCTTCGACGGATGCAGCCAAGTTTCCATTCACAAAGCGCGCTACCCGCATTCTGCCGCTTGCGTCACTCGACAAGAGCGAATGGGACCGTCAGGTCGCAGAAGAATGCGAGATTGCATTTCAGATTTTATGA
- a CDS encoding VOC family protein: MTFHLPIDHVVVLTNDLDNAGTAFENVGFHVTPIAKHSAAMGTANRCVMLNDTYIEILAIIEKTEANANWRKLLENGSGLRGIALRSKDVEADVRAYNDKNIETEAIRHFSRQTETGGLRFSISRFKDSVTPAYQCLLCQHHTPELLWTSDVIEHPNGAQRLISVATPNASELEVLSSDCVADISISTGRNRLTISGISEAVFDLRESCGLEITMVRP; the protein is encoded by the coding sequence ATGACGTTTCACTTACCCATCGACCATGTCGTTGTTCTAACAAACGATCTCGATAATGCGGGCACGGCATTTGAAAATGTCGGTTTCCATGTCACACCGATCGCAAAACACAGCGCTGCCATGGGCACGGCCAATCGATGTGTCATGCTCAATGACACCTATATCGAGATCCTTGCAATCATTGAGAAAACAGAAGCCAACGCTAATTGGCGCAAGCTTCTCGAAAATGGATCTGGATTGCGCGGGATTGCGCTGCGCAGCAAAGATGTCGAGGCCGATGTTAGAGCCTATAATGATAAGAACATCGAGACTGAAGCGATAAGGCACTTTTCACGACAAACCGAAACTGGCGGGTTACGGTTTTCGATAAGCCGTTTCAAAGATAGCGTTACTCCAGCCTATCAATGTTTGCTCTGTCAGCACCACACACCTGAACTTCTCTGGACATCTGACGTAATAGAACACCCCAACGGCGCGCAGCGTCTGATATCTGTTGCCACACCGAACGCCTCGGAACTTGAAGTGCTATCTAGCGACTGCGTTGCGGACATATCGATATCGACTGGAAGAAATCGTCTGACGATCAGCGGAATCAGTGAAGCTGTTTTCGATTTGCGCGAGAGTTGCGGATTGGAAATCACGATGGTTCGCCCATGA
- a CDS encoding NAD(P)/FAD-dependent oxidoreductase, with protein sequence MKSWPSNKPSSLWMSLSRERFEGEVLEGVAQTEIVIIGGGIAGLASAIELARRGLKVTVLEAAKVGYGASGRANGQVISALTRHDPKTLRIIWPGDQAERFIELVKGAADKLYALAERYQIDCDLNRSGWLQPAHSTGRFKRVSALAAQWVEVGAPTAVISSSEMAVRLGTNAYHGGWEHSGGGHINPYAFTVGLARGAVSEGAVIFEQSPALNLTRTPTGWRIKTPNGELHTEKVVLATAAHTGNLWPELRRSIVPVTSYQAATEPLGDLADTILPGNEASSDTRFDLRYFRKDREGRLVSGGALAIQAGAAYRLPAMVEGRLRQLFPDLPRGTTKTFWGGRIAMTVDRLPHLHKRDGGLYSWIGCNGRGLALSCAMADVVADAVCGVADDQLALRPTPVPQIAFHPIVSRTARFILPYLRWQDRNEV encoded by the coding sequence ATGAAATCCTGGCCATCGAATAAACCTTCGTCTTTATGGATGTCGCTTTCGCGCGAGAGGTTTGAAGGCGAAGTTCTCGAAGGTGTTGCGCAGACCGAGATTGTAATCATCGGCGGTGGCATTGCCGGTCTTGCCTCAGCAATCGAGCTTGCGAGGCGTGGGCTCAAAGTCACTGTGCTTGAAGCAGCCAAGGTCGGCTATGGAGCTTCCGGCCGTGCCAATGGGCAAGTCATCTCTGCGCTGACACGTCATGATCCAAAGACGTTGCGGATCATTTGGCCCGGAGACCAGGCTGAACGTTTCATCGAGCTTGTAAAGGGCGCTGCCGACAAACTTTATGCGTTAGCCGAACGTTACCAGATTGACTGCGATTTAAACCGCTCTGGCTGGCTGCAACCAGCGCATAGCACAGGTCGTTTCAAGCGTGTTTCCGCTCTCGCCGCACAATGGGTGGAAGTTGGTGCGCCAACTGCCGTCATTTCTTCGAGCGAGATGGCCGTTCGTTTAGGCACAAATGCTTATCATGGTGGATGGGAGCATAGCGGCGGTGGACACATAAATCCTTATGCTTTCACGGTGGGTCTTGCACGCGGAGCAGTGTCAGAAGGCGCTGTAATCTTCGAGCAAAGTCCTGCGCTCAATCTCACGCGAACGCCAACAGGCTGGCGGATTAAAACCCCCAACGGTGAACTTCACACGGAAAAAGTCGTGCTTGCTACCGCAGCCCACACCGGCAATCTTTGGCCTGAACTTCGACGCTCAATTGTGCCGGTGACATCCTATCAAGCGGCAACCGAGCCGCTGGGCGATCTGGCGGATACAATTCTACCTGGCAATGAAGCATCGTCAGACACCCGATTTGACCTTCGTTATTTCCGCAAGGATCGCGAGGGGCGACTGGTTTCGGGCGGGGCACTCGCCATTCAGGCCGGTGCGGCGTATCGTTTGCCTGCAATGGTTGAGGGTCGATTGCGTCAGCTCTTTCCTGATCTGCCGCGCGGCACCACAAAGACTTTCTGGGGCGGGCGCATCGCCATGACGGTTGATCGTTTACCGCATCTGCATAAACGCGACGGCGGTCTTTACAGCTGGATTGGCTGTAATGGGCGCGGTCTCGCCCTCTCATGCGCTATGGCGGATGTAGTCGCCGATGCTGTGTGCGGCGTAGCGGACGACCAACTGGCATTGCGTCCAACACCTGTGCCACAGATTGCCTTTCACCCCATTGTTAGCCGAACGGCGCGCTTCATCCTGCCCTACCTTCGTTGGCAGGACAGAAACGAAGTTTGA
- a CDS encoding ABC transporter substrate-binding protein, producing MKVASRSIRSAIAGLVLACSPLTMTAAFAKDQLVIDLVNEPSSLDPHKQWNPDSYYVYRNVFDNLVTRTDVDEIAPQIATDWKYNSDTEIVFKLRSDVKFHDGSPLTAKDVAFSINRIINPTFASPQLGQFNKIVSAEATGNNEVTVKTDGAYPALLAQLVKLSIVPEKVVKAKGDDAFNAAPVGSGPYKFSNWQRGVAVKLERNDDYWGEKGAFKTAEFRAVPDAATRIANLQSGTTDLAVGLDADLAAQIEGSANAKPLSVLTERVGYVKLNPNLPPFDDKRVREAVARAIDKEAITEGLLGGVDKPVTQMATPAHFGYVGGIEGYGYDLAKAKQLIKDAGATGKAVSFATAPTFDQRVVQAVAQMIGETGLTVNIEMTDMATYLKSAQSEPKSQPAIAFGRWSCACQDADGVLFPLLHASSSWSSTNNPEINKALEAARGTLDENTRLENYKTVSTFVAEDVPLVPLYQAAIIYGAAKQLQWKPTANESLFLNRMSWQD from the coding sequence ATGAAAGTAGCGAGCCGTTCGATCCGTTCCGCCATTGCAGGCCTCGTTCTCGCCTGCTCACCGCTTACAATGACTGCAGCCTTTGCCAAGGATCAGCTCGTCATTGATCTTGTGAACGAGCCATCATCGCTTGATCCGCATAAGCAGTGGAACCCGGACAGTTACTACGTCTATCGCAATGTTTTCGACAATCTGGTCACACGCACTGATGTTGATGAAATAGCGCCGCAGATCGCTACCGATTGGAAATATAATTCCGATACCGAAATCGTCTTTAAGCTGCGCTCAGACGTGAAATTTCATGACGGGTCGCCGCTGACCGCAAAAGACGTTGCATTCAGCATCAACCGCATCATCAACCCAACCTTCGCAAGCCCGCAGCTTGGTCAGTTCAATAAGATCGTATCGGCCGAAGCCACAGGCAATAACGAAGTCACGGTGAAGACCGACGGCGCTTATCCGGCACTTCTTGCCCAGCTCGTCAAACTGTCCATCGTTCCGGAGAAGGTCGTTAAAGCCAAGGGCGACGATGCTTTCAATGCAGCCCCTGTCGGCTCTGGCCCATATAAGTTTTCGAACTGGCAGCGCGGTGTTGCGGTTAAGCTGGAACGCAATGACGACTATTGGGGCGAAAAGGGCGCATTCAAAACTGCTGAATTCCGTGCGGTTCCTGATGCGGCCACCCGTATCGCCAATCTCCAATCGGGCACCACTGACCTTGCCGTCGGCCTTGATGCCGATCTCGCGGCTCAGATCGAAGGATCCGCCAATGCCAAGCCATTGTCCGTTCTGACCGAACGTGTGGGCTATGTGAAGCTCAACCCGAATCTTCCACCCTTCGATGACAAACGCGTTCGTGAAGCCGTCGCCCGCGCAATCGACAAGGAAGCGATTACCGAAGGGCTCCTTGGTGGCGTTGATAAACCGGTCACGCAAATGGCGACGCCTGCGCATTTCGGCTATGTCGGAGGCATTGAAGGTTATGGCTACGATCTGGCAAAGGCCAAGCAGCTTATCAAGGATGCGGGCGCAACCGGCAAAGCTGTAAGCTTTGCCACCGCCCCTACATTCGACCAGCGCGTTGTGCAGGCCGTGGCGCAAATGATTGGCGAAACGGGACTGACGGTCAATATCGAGATGACCGATATGGCGACCTATTTGAAGAGCGCTCAGAGTGAGCCGAAAAGCCAGCCTGCTATCGCTTTCGGTCGTTGGTCTTGCGCCTGTCAGGATGCAGACGGTGTGCTTTTCCCACTTCTGCATGCGTCAAGCTCGTGGTCGTCCACAAACAACCCTGAAATCAACAAGGCGCTGGAAGCCGCACGCGGCACGCTGGACGAGAACACCCGCCTTGAGAACTACAAAACTGTCAGTACTTTCGTTGCCGAAGACGTCCCCCTCGTGCCGCTTTATCAGGCCGCAATCATCTATGGCGCAGCAAAGCAGCTCCAATGGAAGCCAACGGCCAATGAAAGCCTCTTCCTGAACCGTATGAGCTGGCAGGACTAA
- a CDS encoding ABC transporter permease, which produces MKLFGKDWADIALTVFVVVFFIFMLAPILVVVLVSFTSAGYVAFPIPGWSLKWFVNIFVYQPFVDALIVSFKIGIGATILSCLIGIPACLYLARSRTGWASAVMAFLLSPLSMPMIVIGFASLFFMSRLGLGISFSALLITHTIVCLPYVVRTVAGVYGSMSKSYEEAAAILGANPLQVFWHVTLPLIRPGIMAGSLFSFLTSFDNLPVSYFFASASTNTLPVVMLSYLEHQFDPTIAALSTLQLLMAVATLIIVDRIYGIRKMTVAA; this is translated from the coding sequence ATGAAACTCTTTGGAAAAGACTGGGCAGACATCGCATTGACCGTGTTTGTGGTCGTGTTCTTTATTTTTATGCTGGCTCCCATTCTAGTTGTTGTACTCGTGTCCTTCACGTCTGCGGGCTATGTGGCCTTTCCCATCCCCGGCTGGTCGCTCAAATGGTTTGTGAATATTTTCGTTTATCAACCATTTGTGGATGCCCTCATCGTCAGCTTTAAGATCGGGATCGGCGCCACCATTCTCTCCTGTCTGATCGGCATCCCCGCCTGCCTTTATCTGGCGCGCTCACGCACAGGCTGGGCAAGCGCGGTTATGGCGTTTCTACTGTCGCCCTTGTCGATGCCGATGATTGTGATTGGTTTCGCGTCGCTGTTCTTCATGAGCAGGCTTGGACTGGGAATTTCATTCAGCGCCCTGTTGATCACCCATACTATCGTCTGTCTTCCCTATGTTGTTCGCACGGTTGCAGGTGTTTATGGCAGCATGTCCAAAAGCTATGAAGAAGCCGCCGCCATTCTGGGAGCCAATCCATTGCAGGTCTTCTGGCATGTCACATTACCCCTCATCCGCCCCGGCATCATGGCGGGGTCGCTGTTTTCATTTCTTACGTCGTTCGACAATTTGCCGGTGAGTTATTTTTTCGCGAGCGCAAGCACGAACACCTTGCCGGTCGTAATGCTGAGCTATCTTGAACACCAGTTCGACCCGACAATCGCAGCTCTCAGCACTTTGCAACTTCTTATGGCAGTTGCGACGCTCATCATTGTCGACCGCATCTATGGCATTAGAAAAATGACGGTGGCCGCATGA
- a CDS encoding GntR family transcriptional regulator, with product MLDNDAYTSPISLEGKGDLAEKALRNAIVNCVLAPGERLSESALATEFALGRGALRAALARLKASGLVSSSARSGWVVTPISAGEIRELSAARRHLEPLLFAAVLDEASIQRLNALGEMHLALTQRNELGGDILPTIRRYEREILELLATRLNMPIVAGWLTDLWDRAVRLVNFFEKTGRVRLIPANRSLLISAIIEGRKSEALELFGAANTALETYLLDRFLESEAMVGAKPARRNAGKSKTEKKSRPEPHLDKPGAL from the coding sequence ATGTTGGATAACGATGCCTACACATCTCCCATATCGCTCGAAGGCAAGGGGGATCTGGCGGAAAAGGCACTGCGAAATGCGATTGTGAATTGCGTTCTGGCACCAGGTGAACGGCTGTCGGAATCTGCACTCGCAACCGAATTCGCATTGGGCCGCGGCGCACTGCGCGCAGCACTCGCACGCCTTAAAGCGAGCGGACTGGTGTCGTCATCCGCACGCAGCGGCTGGGTCGTTACGCCAATTTCGGCAGGCGAAATCCGCGAATTGAGCGCAGCTAGACGGCACCTGGAACCTTTGCTTTTTGCAGCGGTGCTGGACGAGGCGTCTATTCAACGACTGAACGCGCTGGGTGAAATGCATCTGGCGCTTACACAACGCAACGAACTTGGCGGTGACATCCTTCCAACCATTCGCCGCTATGAGCGCGAAATTTTGGAGTTACTCGCCACCCGGCTCAACATGCCGATTGTTGCAGGCTGGCTGACCGACCTTTGGGATCGTGCCGTACGTCTGGTCAACTTCTTCGAAAAAACCGGGCGCGTCAGACTGATCCCCGCCAACCGTTCGCTATTGATCAGTGCGATTATCGAGGGACGAAAGAGCGAAGCACTGGAACTGTTTGGCGCGGCCAATACCGCGCTCGAAACCTATCTGCTCGACCGTTTCCTTGAATCGGAAGCAATGGTCGGCGCGAAACCCGCCCGCCGCAACGCGGGCAAAAGCAAAACCGAAAAAAAATCTCGTCCAGAACCGCATTTGGATAAACCAGGGGCATTATAG
- a CDS encoding ABC transporter substrate-binding protein, whose product MRFKNALFAAMLAATALAAQPHNASAKDLLAVDFIAEPSSLDPHVQWNTDSFNVYRNIFDNLLTRDDKGEIASQIATEWKYLSDAEVEFKIRNDVKFHDGTPLTAEDVAFSIKRIIDPAFASPQIGQFNQISDAVAKDDTTVVVNTKGPYPVLLAQLTKLSIVPKHVVEKVSKDEFNIKPVGSGPYKLENWNRGVEVLLARNDDYWGKKGEFPKVAFRAVPDGSTRIANLQAGTADLASNLDNDLAAQLEASGQSKVLPVRGERIAFFSLNINKAPLDDPRIRLAIAHAIDKQGIVEGILGGYDAPIDELTSPVSFGFVEGIKAPEYNPERAKELVAEVGDAAKTEITLLTTPTYDQRVVQAIQQMLNDVGLNVKIVTTDMGNWMQQMQSGSNTIPSAAFGRWSCGCQDADGTLYPLLHSSSSWSTIKDERLDKALDEARTVINPERRLELYKSVHEIVAAENYIIPLYQASVLYGSAKNVEFAPLPNENLFLNRVGWSEK is encoded by the coding sequence ATGCGCTTTAAAAACGCACTCTTCGCAGCGATGCTCGCAGCAACAGCGCTCGCTGCCCAGCCGCATAATGCCAGCGCGAAAGATTTGCTGGCAGTGGATTTCATTGCAGAACCGAGCTCGTTGGACCCGCATGTGCAGTGGAACACCGACAGCTTCAATGTCTATCGCAATATTTTCGACAATCTGCTGACGCGTGACGACAAAGGCGAGATCGCTTCGCAAATCGCCACCGAGTGGAAGTATCTTTCCGATGCGGAAGTCGAATTCAAAATCCGCAATGACGTGAAATTCCACGATGGTACACCGCTGACGGCTGAGGACGTTGCTTTCAGCATCAAACGGATCATCGACCCGGCATTCGCCAGCCCGCAGATAGGCCAGTTCAATCAAATCAGCGATGCGGTTGCGAAGGATGATACGACTGTCGTCGTTAACACCAAGGGCCCTTATCCTGTTCTGCTTGCACAGTTGACGAAGCTTTCCATCGTGCCAAAACATGTGGTGGAGAAGGTCAGCAAGGATGAGTTCAACATCAAGCCTGTGGGCTCTGGTCCTTACAAGCTTGAGAATTGGAACCGTGGCGTTGAAGTGCTGCTCGCACGCAATGACGATTATTGGGGCAAGAAGGGTGAATTCCCGAAAGTGGCCTTCCGAGCCGTTCCAGATGGTTCAACTCGCATTGCGAACTTGCAGGCGGGAACAGCTGATCTCGCAAGCAATCTCGACAATGATCTTGCAGCCCAACTGGAAGCGTCGGGACAGAGCAAGGTTTTGCCAGTCCGTGGCGAACGCATTGCTTTCTTCTCGCTCAATATCAACAAAGCACCGCTGGATGATCCACGCATTCGTCTGGCAATAGCCCATGCCATTGATAAGCAAGGCATCGTTGAGGGTATTCTGGGTGGCTATGATGCCCCGATCGACGAGCTCACGTCCCCGGTTTCATTCGGGTTTGTCGAGGGCATAAAGGCCCCAGAATATAATCCCGAGAGAGCTAAGGAGTTGGTGGCGGAAGTCGGCGATGCTGCCAAAACCGAAATCACCCTTCTGACGACGCCGACCTATGATCAGCGCGTCGTGCAGGCGATCCAGCAAATGCTCAATGATGTTGGCCTCAACGTCAAAATCGTCACCACCGATATGGGCAACTGGATGCAGCAGATGCAATCAGGTTCGAATACGATCCCTTCGGCAGCCTTTGGACGTTGGAGTTGTGGCTGTCAGGATGCCGATGGTACGCTTTATCCGCTTCTGCATTCATCGAGCAGCTGGTCAACAATCAAGGATGAACGTCTTGACAAGGCGCTGGATGAGGCGCGAACCGTCATCAACCCAGAACGTCGACTTGAACTCTACAAGTCTGTCCATGAGATCGTAGCTGCGGAGAACTATATCATTCCGCTCTATCAGGCTTCGGTGCTTTACGGTTCGGCAAAGAATGTGGAGTTCGCGCCGCTGCCAAACGAGAACCTCTTCCTTAACCGCGTTGGCTGGTCGGAAAAGTAA
- a CDS encoding ABC transporter permease, protein MSQTETSNTTARTGLALPGWLLILPALVFLLAFFVLPLFDNSVRSFVGTDGRLTFTRYVTLLTDPFYLRVIGETILLSGGVTLICVIIGYPVAYFLVRKAGRWAGLIVFLLIAPLLTSIIMRTFGWQVLFARRGLINNLLVDQLGIIATPLRFTNSPEITVAALVHVLVPFMVLSIGTVLQGIDRRLEESAKILGAGRFRTFWEVTLPLSLDGIGTGAILVFMIANGSFVTLVMLGGGLQTLPLLIYQQFNTTRDFGMASAMSSILLVIAVACLFLQLRLVRRRGV, encoded by the coding sequence ATGAGCCAGACAGAAACATCAAACACTACAGCAAGAACAGGGCTGGCTCTACCGGGCTGGCTGCTCATCTTGCCTGCTCTGGTGTTCCTTCTGGCTTTTTTCGTCCTGCCTCTCTTTGACAACAGCGTACGCAGCTTTGTCGGCACGGACGGCCGTTTGACTTTCACACGTTACGTCACGCTGCTGACCGACCCCTTCTATCTGCGTGTCATCGGCGAGACGATACTGCTTTCAGGTGGTGTGACGCTGATTTGCGTAATCATCGGATATCCAGTCGCCTATTTTCTGGTGCGTAAAGCAGGCCGATGGGCTGGCTTGATCGTCTTTTTGCTTATCGCCCCACTTTTGACGTCAATCATCATGCGTACCTTCGGCTGGCAAGTTCTTTTTGCCCGCCGCGGCCTGATCAACAATCTGCTTGTCGATCAACTCGGGATCATTGCAACGCCATTGCGCTTCACCAACTCGCCGGAAATCACCGTAGCCGCTCTCGTGCATGTACTCGTACCCTTCATGGTTCTTTCGATCGGCACCGTGTTGCAGGGTATAGATCGCAGGCTGGAGGAATCCGCGAAAATTCTGGGAGCCGGTCGTTTTCGCACCTTCTGGGAGGTGACTTTGCCGCTCTCCCTCGACGGCATCGGAACCGGCGCAATTTTGGTGTTCATGATTGCCAACGGAAGCTTCGTTACGCTGGTTATGCTGGGCGGTGGTCTTCAGACTCTCCCATTACTGATCTACCAGCAATTCAACACCACACGCGATTTTGGCATGGCGAGTGCGATGAGTTCGATCCTTCTGGTGATTGCGGTTGCATGTCTCTTCCTGCAATTGCGTCTCGTGCGCCGTCGGGGAGTTTAA